A region of Halalkaliarchaeum desulfuricum DNA encodes the following proteins:
- the hisF gene encoding imidazole glycerol phosphate synthase subunit HisF — MALTKRIIPCIDVDLDEDGNAAVYTGVHFEDLQYTGDPVEMAKAYNDAGADEFVFLDITASAEGRETMLDTVSAVADECFIPLTVGGGIRTKADIKETLRAGADKVSITTGALERPELINEGAAAFGSQCIVISVDARRRYDEEGEHYVEVDGESCWFECTKKGGREGTGIDVIEWAREAESRGAGELFVNSIDADGTKDGYDVPLTSAVCDAVSTPVIASSGCGGPEDMYEVFTDAGADAALAASIFHFGEYTIREIKEYLDERDVPVRL, encoded by the coding sequence ATGGCACTTACGAAGCGCATCATTCCCTGTATCGACGTCGATCTCGACGAGGACGGCAACGCGGCGGTGTACACCGGCGTTCACTTCGAAGACCTGCAGTACACCGGCGACCCCGTCGAGATGGCGAAGGCGTACAACGACGCGGGCGCAGACGAGTTCGTCTTTCTGGACATCACCGCGAGCGCCGAGGGGCGCGAGACGATGCTGGACACGGTTTCGGCGGTCGCAGACGAGTGTTTCATCCCGCTCACCGTGGGCGGCGGCATCAGGACGAAGGCCGACATCAAAGAGACGCTCCGTGCGGGGGCGGACAAAGTGTCTATCACGACCGGTGCCCTCGAACGCCCGGAGCTAATAAACGAGGGCGCGGCTGCCTTCGGCAGCCAGTGTATCGTCATCTCCGTCGACGCCCGACGGCGGTACGACGAGGAGGGCGAACACTACGTCGAGGTCGACGGCGAGTCCTGCTGGTTCGAGTGTACCAAGAAGGGCGGACGCGAGGGGACCGGGATCGACGTGATCGAGTGGGCCCGTGAGGCCGAATCCCGGGGCGCGGGGGAGCTGTTCGTCAACTCGATCGACGCCGATGGCACGAAGGATGGCTACGACGTTCCCCTCACGTCGGCGGTGTGTGACGCCGTCTCCACGCCAGTGATCGCCTCTTCCGGCTGTGGCGGCCCGGAGGACATGTACGAGGTGTTCACCGACGCCGGCGCCGACGCGGCGCTGGCCGCGTCGATCTTCCACTTCGGCGAGTATACGATTCGGGAAATAAAGGAGTATCTCGACGAGCGGGACGTCCCAGTCCGGCTGTAG
- a CDS encoding asparaginase: MVTVPTLAVLSCGGTIAAEPDDGGAAPAKSGDQLLEAVPALEGRAHFEIHEVCSRPGFDMRWRDVLAAAELAEDVRSEVDGIVVTHGTDTLADTAYALELLGDLSVPVVVTGAQRRLDEPSSDAPANLIAAVRTATDDRFAAGVHVAFDQEIHAARDVVKAHTSALDTFRSPGKGPVATLTRGDVRIHRTPQRRVSVSALGRVDSAEIPPVPIVHSGTGVGAEEIHRLVRADGTSEDEYPLGGVVIEGTGLGNVTGELGEAIASIAEELPVVVGSRCCAGTTEPVYGTPGGAVTLSEAGVAFAGDLSTAKARVTLALGLASGVDVETLFPDGKAPDTE; the protein is encoded by the coding sequence GTGGTGACTGTCCCGACCCTCGCGGTGTTGTCCTGCGGCGGTACGATCGCGGCCGAACCCGACGACGGCGGAGCGGCACCCGCAAAATCCGGCGATCAGCTGCTCGAGGCGGTTCCGGCGCTCGAGGGGCGTGCCCACTTCGAGATTCACGAGGTGTGTTCCAGACCGGGATTCGACATGCGATGGCGGGACGTACTCGCAGCCGCCGAACTGGCCGAAGACGTCCGGTCGGAGGTCGACGGAATCGTCGTTACCCACGGGACGGATACCCTCGCAGACACCGCATACGCGCTGGAGCTGCTCGGAGACCTGTCGGTTCCGGTCGTGGTCACCGGCGCCCAGCGCCGGCTGGACGAGCCCTCCTCGGACGCGCCAGCGAACCTGATCGCTGCGGTCCGGACGGCAACCGACGACCGGTTCGCTGCGGGCGTTCACGTCGCGTTCGATCAGGAGATACACGCCGCACGCGACGTCGTCAAAGCCCACACCAGCGCCCTGGACACGTTCCGGTCGCCCGGGAAGGGACCGGTCGCGACGCTGACCCGGGGCGACGTCCGGATTCACCGCACCCCCCAGCGACGGGTGAGCGTCTCAGCTCTGGGACGGGTGGACTCAGCGGAGATTCCCCCGGTTCCGATCGTCCACTCCGGCACCGGTGTCGGCGCCGAGGAGATCCATCGATTGGTTCGGGCGGATGGCACAAGCGAGGACGAGTACCCCCTCGGCGGCGTCGTGATCGAGGGAACCGGCCTCGGAAACGTGACGGGAGAACTCGGTGAGGCGATCGCGTCGATCGCAGAGGAACTCCCAGTCGTCGTCGGCTCCCGGTGTTGCGCCGGGACGACCGAGCCTGTGTACGGAACCCCCGGCGGCGCAGTGACGCTGTCGGAGGCAGGGGTCGCGTTCGCCGGGGATCTCTCGACGGCGAAAGCGCGAGTAACGCTTGCGCTCGGGCTCGCGTCAGGCGTCGACGTGGAGACGCTGTTCCCGGATGGAAAAGCGCCCGATACGGAGTGA
- the msrB gene encoding peptide-methionine (R)-S-oxide reductase MsrB → MTDAERGPSDGPDQLPESESEWRERLEEESYRILRERGTEARFSGDHVDRDEEGLYRCTGCGIVLFDAETKYDSGCGWPSFYAAEAENIETEPDTRHGMSRIEVKCSRCDGHLGHVFDDGPDPTGKRFCINSVALEFDPAE, encoded by the coding sequence ATGACCGACGCCGAACGAGGCCCCAGTGACGGACCCGACCAGCTCCCCGAATCAGAATCCGAATGGCGCGAACGGCTCGAGGAAGAGTCGTACCGGATCCTCCGGGAACGGGGCACTGAAGCCCGGTTTAGCGGCGACCACGTCGACCGCGACGAGGAGGGCCTCTACCGGTGTACGGGCTGTGGCATCGTCCTGTTCGACGCGGAGACCAAGTACGACTCGGGCTGTGGCTGGCCCAGTTTTTACGCCGCCGAAGCGGAGAACATCGAAACCGAACCCGACACCAGACACGGGATGTCCAGGATCGAAGTGAAATGCAGCCGGTGTGACGGCCACCTCGGGCACGTCTTCGATGACGGCCCCGATCCGACCGGAAAGCGGTTCTGTATCAACTCCGTGGCTCTCGAATTCGATCCGGCCGAGTGA
- a CDS encoding HAD family hydrolase: MYDAVLFDKDGVLVGRTRYDALVEAAWRTFDELGIPDPSSEHVESVIVDVDPEDVRSVCSIYDLDPETFWYTRDAIASEIQQGEATAGRKTPYEDVRVLPEFDVPLGVVSSNQQATVEFVLDHFGLDGHFRTLYGREPTVESLRLKKPNTHYLERALADLGAETALFIGDNESDVAAADNAGIDSAFIRRPHRRDYELDRDPTYVVDDLHDLVSLTRRGPRYGSP, encoded by the coding sequence ATGTACGACGCCGTCCTGTTCGACAAGGACGGGGTGTTGGTCGGTCGGACCCGTTACGACGCCCTCGTCGAGGCCGCCTGGCGAACGTTCGACGAGCTCGGCATCCCGGACCCTTCGTCCGAACACGTCGAATCGGTGATCGTCGACGTCGACCCCGAGGACGTCCGTTCCGTCTGTTCGATATACGATCTGGATCCGGAGACGTTCTGGTACACCCGGGACGCGATCGCAAGCGAGATTCAGCAGGGAGAGGCCACCGCCGGCCGGAAAACGCCATACGAGGACGTCCGCGTCCTGCCGGAGTTCGACGTTCCGCTCGGGGTCGTCTCCTCGAATCAGCAGGCGACCGTCGAGTTCGTCCTGGATCACTTCGGGCTCGACGGCCACTTCCGGACGCTGTACGGCCGAGAACCCACCGTAGAGAGTCTCCGGCTCAAGAAGCCGAACACCCACTACCTCGAACGCGCACTCGCGGACCTCGGGGCCGAAACCGCACTCTTCATCGGCGACAACGAGTCGGACGTCGCCGCAGCCGACAACGCCGGCATCGACTCGGCGTTCATCCGCCGGCCACACCGCCGCGATTACGAACTCGACAGGGATCCGACGTACGTCGTCGACGACCTCCACGATCTCGTGAGCCTCACCCGCCGGGGCCCCCGATACGGCAGTCCGTGA
- a CDS encoding CBS domain-containing protein, translating into MQDILVGRLMSSPVRTVSPDTLVEDAANVMLEEGIGSVVVADEDNQLCGILTSTDFVQIVAERKPKDQTPVERYMTTDVVTAGAQDPVVEAAETMIENDIHHLPVVSDVDGVIGIVTTTDLAAYVSKLEPATA; encoded by the coding sequence ATGCAAGACATTCTCGTGGGACGATTGATGTCATCGCCCGTTCGAACGGTTTCTCCGGACACCCTCGTCGAGGACGCAGCGAACGTGATGCTCGAGGAAGGAATCGGCTCCGTCGTGGTCGCAGACGAAGACAACCAGCTGTGTGGAATCCTCACATCGACCGACTTCGTCCAGATCGTTGCCGAACGTAAGCCGAAGGACCAGACGCCCGTAGAGCGGTACATGACGACAGACGTGGTAACGGCGGGCGCACAGGATCCGGTCGTCGAGGCCGCAGAAACGATGATCGAAAACGACATCCACCATCTCCCGGTCGTGAGTGATGTCGACGGCGTCATCGGCATCGTCACGACGACTGATCTCGCCGCGTACGTCTCGAAGCTCGAACCCGCGACCGCGTGA
- a CDS encoding DUF106 domain-containing protein translates to MSRIERRVRKLVTDDEMRDAVEIVLERAEDGELKWIDVREDLTSGQWGRLIEQEILVDGEEGFELADQEATRDGLEEEDSDYTSGSDVDVPDTTSWTQYDKGALVATLLFFVGYTWGPIRDLIGNAVHLLLGPINNVLPFYAVIMVIALATGLYSTLLRAALMDMDKMSKYQERMKDIQDRRKEAKEAGDDEALDAIQEEQMEAMSDQLGMFKEQFRPMVWIMFFTIPAFLWMYWMVGFRGSDAHGTFDAIVIPIAGTVEWTTGIIGPIQIWIIWYFLCSMAFTQIIQKSLNIQMSPSTS, encoded by the coding sequence ATGAGTCGTATCGAACGGAGGGTCCGCAAGCTCGTCACCGACGACGAGATGCGCGACGCCGTCGAGATCGTCCTCGAGCGCGCCGAGGATGGGGAACTAAAGTGGATCGACGTCCGCGAGGACCTCACCAGCGGTCAGTGGGGTCGCCTCATCGAACAGGAGATCCTGGTCGACGGGGAGGAAGGGTTCGAACTCGCCGATCAGGAGGCGACCCGAGACGGCCTCGAAGAGGAGGACAGCGACTACACGTCGGGAAGTGACGTCGACGTCCCGGACACGACCTCCTGGACGCAGTACGATAAAGGCGCCCTCGTGGCGACGCTTCTGTTCTTCGTCGGCTACACGTGGGGGCCCATCCGCGATCTGATCGGCAACGCCGTCCACCTGCTTCTCGGCCCGATCAACAACGTCTTGCCGTTCTACGCGGTGATCATGGTGATCGCACTAGCGACCGGGCTGTACTCGACCCTGCTGCGGGCGGCGCTCATGGACATGGACAAGATGTCCAAATACCAAGAACGGATGAAGGACATCCAGGATCGCCGCAAAGAGGCCAAGGAGGCCGGCGACGACGAGGCGCTCGATGCCATCCAGGAGGAGCAGATGGAAGCCATGTCCGATCAGTTGGGGATGTTCAAAGAGCAGTTCCGGCCGATGGTGTGGATCATGTTCTTCACCATCCCGGCGTTCCTGTGGATGTACTGGATGGTCGGCTTCCGCGGCAGCGACGCCCACGGCACGTTCGATGCCATCGTCATCCCGATCGCCGGCACCGTCGAGTGGACGACCGGCATCATCGGCCCGATCCAGATCTGGATCATCTGGTATTTCCTGTGCTCGATGGCGTTCACCCAGATCATTCAAAAGAGCCTCAACATCCAGATGTCCCCCTCGACCTCGTGA
- a CDS encoding adenylate kinase → MSHRVLLLGAPGAGKGTQSKRLAAEYDLEHITTGDALRANKDMETEHGTPREYMEAGELVPDPVVNEIVEAAISEADGFVLDGYPRNLSQAEYLSEITELDVVAYLDVSDEELVRRLTGRRVDPETGDIYHVEFDMPDDEAVRERLEQRDDDTEDVVTERLRVYEENTEPVIEFYRDQGELVEVDGEASPDKVFERLSELLE, encoded by the coding sequence ATGAGTCATCGCGTGCTGTTGCTCGGTGCCCCCGGCGCCGGCAAAGGAACCCAGAGCAAGCGACTAGCAGCCGAGTACGATCTCGAACACATCACGACCGGCGACGCGCTCCGGGCGAACAAGGACATGGAGACGGAGCATGGAACCCCCCGGGAGTACATGGAAGCCGGGGAACTCGTTCCGGATCCGGTTGTAAACGAGATCGTCGAGGCCGCGATTTCGGAGGCGGACGGCTTCGTTCTCGACGGCTATCCCCGAAACCTCTCGCAGGCGGAGTACCTCTCGGAAATCACGGAGCTGGACGTCGTCGCGTATCTCGACGTGAGCGATGAGGAGCTCGTCCGTCGGCTGACCGGCCGGCGCGTGGACCCCGAGACGGGCGACATCTACCACGTGGAGTTCGACATGCCCGACGACGAGGCCGTCCGCGAGCGACTCGAACAGCGCGACGACGACACCGAAGACGTCGTCACGGAGCGACTTCGCGTCTACGAGGAGAACACCGAACCCGTGATCGAGTTCTACCGCGACCAGGGCGAACTCGTCGAGGTCGACGGCGAGGCCTCGCCCGACAAAGTCTTCGAGCGGCTCAGCGAACTCCTCGAGTGA
- a CDS encoding DUF7548 family protein, with the protein MDTARTLSTLGALACLLVILVLGVPALVIEAPDHLLTDYYTAGPTGAVGIGFFAAIGVVVFLSGERGRADPPLVAGLSVVLGVALVALAGVWHLSLDETLVYSFPAEYDWIQHHGAVVLALTVLVLGAAAGYAREYV; encoded by the coding sequence ATGGACACAGCGCGTACGCTCTCGACGCTCGGCGCTCTCGCCTGTCTGCTCGTGATCCTCGTGCTCGGCGTTCCCGCACTGGTGATCGAGGCCCCCGATCACCTGCTCACGGACTACTACACGGCGGGGCCGACGGGCGCTGTCGGCATCGGGTTCTTCGCCGCGATCGGCGTTGTCGTCTTCCTCTCGGGGGAACGCGGGCGGGCTGACCCACCGCTCGTGGCGGGGCTTTCGGTCGTGCTCGGGGTGGCGCTGGTCGCCCTCGCCGGTGTGTGGCACCTCTCGCTCGACGAGACCCTCGTGTACTCGTTCCCAGCCGAGTACGACTGGATCCAGCATCACGGAGCCGTCGTGCTGGCGCTCACGGTCCTGGTACTCGGAGCTGCTGCAGGATACGCCCGGGAGTACGTCTGA
- a CDS encoding glycosyltransferase family 87 protein, with the protein MSALGRLWALRNEQPAFVSLAVLVMGAIAVYPLVDVVLRSAEISTAFRYYDFGAYRIAIADWQAGDPIYEPNEEGGFHGNYLYPPIALPVFAAFLAAFENPGAAWGVFSVLALWVSLQIAIREFGLSVHPLERLLLLWLLVGFQPILFGFKMGQVSTFLAALLTLALVGLIRDLKGHGRSAAIVSGVFTTLGSAVKLIYAPSGAHLLRSRRRFAGAMAALFALVGLSLLLFDPATHRGYLDVLLWGKDWGTGSRSPHLWTPAYFRPLLAIEPVALGVRALLVLSTIWLAIGADGPEADLPTFALGIAIVPLAAPRAYTFDLTILLPAVVVLLALELDRNVGRPEIPLLGLLFLHVHAYGLVTFGQISESILASNALRPLLPVLQPGLWGAVLLVGLAFVRVAEHTAVPQHARRITSFNSGGD; encoded by the coding sequence ATGTCGGCACTGGGTCGGCTGTGGGCGCTGCGAAACGAACAGCCCGCGTTCGTCAGCCTTGCGGTTCTGGTGATGGGGGCGATCGCGGTGTATCCGCTGGTCGACGTGGTGCTCCGGAGCGCAGAGATTTCGACGGCGTTTCGGTACTACGACTTCGGAGCGTATCGGATCGCCATCGCGGACTGGCAGGCCGGCGATCCCATATACGAACCCAACGAAGAGGGTGGCTTTCACGGAAACTATCTGTACCCGCCGATCGCGCTCCCCGTCTTTGCGGCGTTTCTCGCAGCCTTCGAGAACCCGGGTGCCGCATGGGGCGTCTTCTCGGTGCTCGCGTTGTGGGTGAGCCTCCAGATCGCGATACGGGAGTTCGGGCTTTCGGTACACCCCCTCGAGCGCCTCCTGCTTTTGTGGCTGCTCGTGGGGTTCCAGCCGATACTGTTCGGCTTCAAGATGGGCCAGGTGTCGACGTTTCTCGCGGCGCTTTTGACGCTCGCGCTGGTCGGGCTGATTCGTGACCTGAAGGGCCACGGTCGATCGGCGGCGATCGTCAGCGGCGTGTTCACGACGCTGGGCAGCGCCGTCAAACTCATCTACGCGCCGTCGGGCGCACACCTCCTCCGGAGTCGCCGGCGGTTCGCCGGCGCGATGGCGGCGCTTTTCGCCCTCGTCGGGCTGTCGCTGTTGCTGTTCGATCCAGCGACCCACCGGGGCTACCTCGACGTGTTGCTCTGGGGGAAAGACTGGGGCACCGGCTCCCGTTCCCCGCACCTGTGGACGCCTGCGTACTTCAGGCCGTTGCTCGCGATCGAACCGGTCGCCCTCGGCGTCCGTGCGCTTCTGGTACTGTCGACGATCTGGCTCGCGATCGGCGCCGACGGGCCGGAGGCAGACCTCCCGACGTTCGCGCTCGGGATCGCGATCGTTCCGCTCGCCGCACCCCGTGCGTACACGTTCGACCTGACGATCCTCCTGCCGGCGGTGGTGGTGTTGCTCGCGCTGGAACTGGACCGAAACGTCGGCCGTCCGGAGATACCGCTCCTGGGACTCCTGTTTCTCCACGTCCACGCGTACGGGCTCGTTACGTTCGGACAAATTTCCGAGAGCATCCTGGCTTCGAACGCGTTGCGTCCTCTGTTGCCTGTCTTACAGCCGGGACTGTGGGGGGCGGTTCTCCTCGTCGGACTCGCGTTCGTCCGCGTCGCCGAGCACACAGCGGTCCCACAACACGCTCGACGGATCACGTCATTCAATAGCGGCGGCGACTGA
- a CDS encoding transcription initiation factor IIB, translated as MSETDTTIKQYADADERERSDRVGREQEQSDERRRVQTCPECDGRLETDTEHGETVCTDCGLVVETDEIDRGPEWRAFDSAERDSKSRVGAPTTKMMHDKGLSTNIGWQDKDAYGRALSSRQRRQMQRLRTWNERFRTRDSKERNLKQALGEIDRMASALGLPENVRETASVIYRRALDEDLLPGRSIEGVATAALYAAARQAGTPRSLDEFTVVSRVEKMELTRTYRYVVRELKLEVQPADPESYVPRFVSQLGLSDETERRARELLRNAKDQGLTSGKSPVGLAAAGVYAAALLTNEKVTQSQVGDVADISEVTIRNRYKELLEADPDGLYD; from the coding sequence ATGAGCGAAACAGACACAACCATCAAGCAGTACGCCGACGCCGACGAGCGGGAGCGATCGGACCGCGTCGGTCGAGAACAGGAACAGAGTGACGAACGTCGACGGGTACAGACCTGTCCGGAGTGTGACGGACGTCTCGAGACGGACACCGAACACGGCGAGACAGTCTGTACCGACTGCGGGCTGGTCGTCGAGACCGACGAGATCGACCGCGGTCCCGAGTGGCGCGCCTTCGACAGCGCCGAACGCGACAGCAAGTCGCGGGTCGGCGCGCCGACGACGAAGATGATGCACGACAAGGGGCTGTCGACGAACATCGGCTGGCAGGACAAGGACGCCTACGGTCGGGCGCTTTCGAGCCGCCAGCGCCGCCAGATGCAGCGGCTCCGGACGTGGAACGAACGGTTCCGCACTCGCGACTCGAAGGAGCGCAACCTCAAGCAGGCGCTCGGCGAGATCGACCGCATGGCCTCGGCGCTGGGGCTGCCCGAGAACGTCCGCGAGACCGCCTCGGTCATCTACCGCCGTGCGCTCGATGAAGACCTCCTGCCCGGCCGCTCGATCGAGGGCGTCGCCACCGCCGCGCTGTATGCGGCCGCACGCCAGGCCGGTACCCCTCGCAGCCTCGACGAGTTCACCGTCGTCTCGCGGGTCGAGAAGATGGAGCTCACCCGGACGTACCGCTACGTCGTCCGGGAACTGAAACTCGAGGTCCAACCCGCAGATCCCGAGAGCTACGTCCCCCGGTTCGTCTCGCAGCTCGGCCTGAGCGACGAGACGGAGCGCCGGGCGCGGGAACTGCTCCGGAACGCGAAAGACCAGGGGCTCACCAGCGGGAAGTCGCCGGTCGGGCTCGCAGCCGCCGGGGTGTACGCTGCGGCGCTTCTCACCAACGAGAAGGTGACCCAGAGCCAGGTCGGCGACGTCGCCGACATCTCGGAGGTGACGATCCGCAACCGGTACAAGGAGCTCCTGGAGGCGGACCCGGACGGTCTGTACGACTGA
- a CDS encoding DUF7836 family putative zinc-binding protein gives MVEAFVRLVCPECSKDWQEAPMDLPNLRENFSCPSCHATRRLSEFMRTERDLEAVKQFQ, from the coding sequence ATGGTCGAAGCGTTTGTCCGACTCGTCTGTCCGGAGTGCTCGAAGGACTGGCAGGAAGCCCCGATGGACCTTCCGAACCTGCGTGAAAACTTCTCGTGTCCGTCCTGTCACGCGACCCGCCGTCTCTCGGAGTTCATGCGGACCGAACGGGATCTCGAGGCCGTAAAACAGTTCCAGTAG
- a CDS encoding translation initiation factor IF-2 subunit beta, producing the protein MEYDEQLDRALERTPNIEDASDRFEVPTPEVREEGHVTVFENFQDVVDTLGREESHVLKALQSELGTSAHIDESGRARLTGDFRQRRVEEAVESYTESYVLCPECGLPDTQIEREQGAQLLQCDACGALSPTGE; encoded by the coding sequence ATGGAGTACGACGAACAACTGGATCGCGCACTCGAACGAACGCCGAACATCGAGGACGCGAGCGACCGCTTCGAAGTACCGACTCCGGAAGTCCGGGAAGAGGGCCACGTCACGGTGTTCGAAAACTTCCAGGACGTCGTCGACACGCTCGGACGAGAGGAGTCACACGTCCTGAAAGCGTTGCAGTCCGAACTGGGCACGAGCGCCCACATCGACGAGAGCGGCCGCGCCCGCCTGACCGGGGATTTCAGACAGCGCCGGGTCGAGGAAGCCGTCGAGTCGTACACCGAGTCGTACGTGCTGTGTCCCGAATGTGGACTCCCGGACACGCAGATCGAACGCGAACAGGGAGCCCAACTGCTCCAATGTGACGCCTGCGGAGCGCTCTCGCCGACCGGAGAGTGA
- a CDS encoding UPF0058 family protein, with amino-acid sequence MKKQELIHLHGLLAEVRKQCEAWNEETELDEYESLGVKPTSIHRSKTDHKEAVFALADGITAPMEETEVDSEAETLTATAD; translated from the coding sequence ATGAAGAAGCAGGAACTCATTCACCTTCACGGCCTGCTCGCGGAGGTACGCAAGCAGTGTGAGGCATGGAACGAGGAGACCGAACTCGACGAGTACGAATCGCTCGGCGTCAAGCCGACATCGATCCACCGATCGAAAACGGACCACAAGGAGGCGGTTTTCGCCCTGGCGGACGGGATCACCGCACCGATGGAGGAGACGGAAGTCGACTCCGAGGCCGAAACGCTGACCGCAACCGCGGACTAA
- the coaBC gene encoding bifunctional phosphopantothenoylcysteine decarboxylase/phosphopantothenate--cysteine ligase CoaBC, with product MLDGVNVALGVTGSIAAVKVVELAHELRRQGAQVRAVVTPAARNIIHPWAVEFATENDVVTEITGEVEHVRLCGRDGWADVLLVAPMTANTAGKIAAAIDDTPVTTCATSALGSGVPVVAVPAMHEPMYDHPGVAASLQRLQSWGVSIVKPRLEEGKAKIAQESEIVTAIARATTPQTLAGKHVVVTAGATKEQLDPIRIITNRASGKTGRAVARACHVRGADVTLIQDGPEVGYADVVEIETAAEMIEATVEACRTADALVSAAAISDFTADAVAEKIRSGSPLSVDLEPTPKLIDSVRDRYSALPIVGFKAETGGDNEEMVREARRIRDRVGLSFVVANDADVMGKEETRVLLVDDEVVERSGTKTDVAGSVAEKLAVAIGGDADYDRSSPSN from the coding sequence ATGCTCGATGGGGTCAACGTCGCGCTGGGCGTCACCGGAAGCATCGCCGCTGTCAAAGTGGTCGAACTCGCACACGAACTCCGCCGGCAGGGGGCACAAGTCAGGGCGGTGGTGACTCCCGCTGCCCGGAACATCATCCACCCGTGGGCGGTCGAGTTCGCCACCGAAAACGACGTGGTCACCGAGATCACGGGCGAGGTAGAGCACGTTCGACTGTGTGGCCGCGACGGCTGGGCGGACGTCCTGCTCGTCGCGCCGATGACCGCAAACACCGCCGGCAAGATCGCGGCCGCGATCGACGACACGCCAGTGACGACGTGTGCGACGTCGGCGCTGGGGTCGGGGGTACCGGTCGTCGCGGTGCCGGCGATGCACGAACCCATGTACGACCACCCCGGCGTGGCCGCCTCGCTCCAGCGCCTGCAGTCGTGGGGCGTGTCGATCGTGAAACCACGACTCGAGGAAGGGAAAGCCAAGATCGCACAGGAATCGGAGATCGTTACTGCGATCGCGCGGGCGACGACGCCACAGACGCTCGCGGGGAAACACGTCGTCGTCACTGCGGGTGCGACCAAAGAACAACTGGACCCCATCCGGATCATCACCAATCGGGCCTCCGGAAAGACGGGGCGGGCGGTCGCGCGGGCGTGTCACGTTCGGGGCGCCGACGTGACGCTGATCCAGGACGGCCCCGAGGTCGGTTACGCCGACGTCGTCGAAATCGAGACTGCAGCCGAGATGATCGAGGCGACCGTCGAGGCGTGTCGCACCGCCGACGCGCTCGTCTCGGCGGCGGCGATTTCGGATTTTACCGCCGACGCCGTCGCCGAGAAGATCCGCTCCGGCTCGCCGCTGAGTGTCGACCTCGAACCCACGCCGAAGCTCATCGACAGCGTCCGGGATCGGTACTCGGCGCTGCCGATCGTCGGATTCAAGGCCGAAACCGGCGGCGACAACGAGGAGATGGTACGCGAGGCCCGCCGGATCCGCGACCGGGTCGGCCTGTCGTTCGTCGTCGCCAACGACGCCGACGTGATGGGCAAAGAGGAGACCCGCGTGCTCCTCGTCGATGACGAGGTGGTAGAACGGTCGGGGACGAAAACGGACGTCGCCGGCAGCGTCGCCGAGAAGCTCGCGGTGGCGATCGGCGGCGACGCCGACTACGACCGCTCGTCGCCGTCGAACTGA
- a CDS encoding DUF5518 domain-containing protein, with protein MDGDTLINALIGAVVTIVTSFVPFSPILGGGVAAWLEKGDRTEGAKVGAVSGALISLLLLPLLFFGIVLAPLDFGFTFVIMLFVVMFGAAYLIGFGALGGYLGAYIREEHEGSDTGSTGTQATLDSQFDGDERS; from the coding sequence ATGGACGGCGACACACTCATCAACGCACTGATCGGCGCAGTCGTCACCATCGTCACCTCGTTCGTTCCGTTCTCTCCGATCCTCGGCGGCGGCGTCGCGGCGTGGCTCGAGAAGGGCGACCGAACCGAGGGTGCGAAAGTCGGCGCGGTGTCGGGTGCCCTCATCTCCCTTCTGTTGCTTCCGCTGTTGTTCTTCGGGATCGTGTTGGCGCCGTTGGACTTCGGGTTCACGTTCGTGATCATGCTGTTCGTCGTGATGTTCGGGGCCGCGTACCTGATCGGATTCGGCGCCCTCGGCGGCTACCTCGGCGCGTACATCCGCGAAGAACACGAGGGGTCAGACACGGGGTCGACCGGAACCCAGGCGACGCTTGACTCTCAGTTCGACGGCGACGAGCGGTCGTAG
- a CDS encoding ubiquitin-like small modifier protein 1, which yields MEWKLFADLAEVAGEDTVEIDTPGDTVDDALAALLERHPALEGRILDEDGELQDHINVLHNGESVHSGDGLETQLEAGDELALFPPVSGGER from the coding sequence ATGGAATGGAAACTGTTCGCCGACCTCGCCGAGGTCGCCGGCGAGGACACCGTCGAGATCGACACCCCTGGCGACACCGTAGACGACGCGCTCGCGGCGCTGCTAGAACGACATCCCGCACTCGAAGGGCGAATCCTCGACGAGGACGGCGAGTTACAGGATCACATTAACGTCCTCCACAACGGAGAATCCGTCCACTCCGGCGACGGTCTGGAAACTCAACTCGAGGCGGGCGACGAACTCGCGCTGTTCCCGCCCGTCAGCGGCGGCGAAAGGTGA